Proteins co-encoded in one Brassica oleracea var. oleracea cultivar TO1000 chromosome C4, BOL, whole genome shotgun sequence genomic window:
- the LOC106340501 gene encoding putative expansin-B2 (The sequence of the model RefSeq protein was modified relative to this genomic sequence to represent the inferred CDS: added 44 bases not found in genome assembly), translating into MNLFFGLTFILLNSAHCFYPKRLNISAATGDSDWSLAGATWYGSPTGYGSDGGACGYKNAVAQAPFSSMVSAGGPSLYKSGKGCGACYQIKCTSKPACSTNPVTVVITDECKGCVTESVHFDLSGTAFGALASSGQDSQLRDVGVLQILYRKVECNYIGETVTFHVENGSNPYSFAALIEYEDGDGEIGLVELKQVLDSDTWLPMSQSWGAVWKLDVTSPLRAPLSLRLTNLDSGETVVASDVIPAGWEPGEKYKSNVNFQV; encoded by the exons ATGAACTTATTCTTTGGTCTAACTTTTATTCTATTAAACTCTGCTCATTGCTTTTACCCAAAAAGACTCAATATTTCTGCTGCAACGGGCGATTCAGATTGGTCTTTAGCTGGAGCTACGTGGTATGGCAGCCCCACCGGCTATGGAAGCGACG GTGGAGCGTGTGGTTATAAAAATGCTGTCGCACAAGCTCCGTTTTCGTCCATGGTATCAGCCGGAGGTCCGTCGTTGTATAAGTCGGGGAAAGGTTGTGGCGCATGTTATCAG ATAAAATGCACTTCGAAACCAGCGTGTTCAACGAACCCGGTTACGGTAGTGATTACAGATGAATGTAAAGGATGCGTCACAGAATCGGTTCATTTCGATTTGAGCGGTACAGCGTTTGGTGCACTGGCGAGTTCTGGTCAAGATAG TTGAGTGCAACTATATTGGCGAAACGGTGACGTTTCACGTGGAAAATGGTTCAAACCCCTACTCCTTCGCGGCTTTGATTGAGTATGAAGACGGAGACGGGGAGATCGGCCTAGTTGAACTCAAACAAGTTTTAGATTCGGACACATGGCTTCCGATGAGCCAATCATGGGGTGCGGTGTGGAAGCTTGACGTGACGTCACCTTTACGGGCTCCACTGTCTCTCCGGTTGACTAATCTAGACTCCGGCGAGACCGTTGTGGCTTCTGATGTTATTCCGGCCGGTTGGGAGCCCGGTGAAAAGTATAAATCGAACGTAAACTTTCAAGTCTAG